The Streptomyces europaeiscabiei genome window below encodes:
- a CDS encoding N-acetylglucosamine kinase — MRTDSGAGVRGRDGGRGSVLAVDAGNSKTDVAVIAPDGEVLGAARGGGFQPPAVGVTVAVDGLAEVVRQAFAEAGVDSVGHVSACLANADFPVEEERLAAALRTRAWGTTVEVHNDTFAILRAGVAEPRGVAVVCGAGVNCVGMRPDGRTARFPALGRISGDWGGGWGLAEEAMWHASRAEDGRGGPTALATALPAHFGLDSVYALVEALHLEHIPAIRRHELTPVLFATATAGDPVARSLVDRMAEEVVAMATVALTRLDLLGEETPVLLGGGVLAARHPLLDARVREALAAAAPKAVPRVVTAAPVLGAALLGLDHVGAPRTVHARVREHYEGG; from the coding sequence ATGCGCACGGACTCGGGCGCGGGCGTGCGCGGGCGCGACGGCGGGCGCGGGAGTGTGCTCGCCGTCGACGCGGGCAACAGCAAGACCGATGTCGCCGTGATCGCGCCGGACGGGGAGGTGCTGGGGGCGGCGCGCGGCGGCGGCTTCCAGCCGCCGGCCGTGGGCGTGACCGTGGCGGTCGACGGCCTCGCGGAGGTCGTACGGCAGGCGTTCGCCGAGGCCGGGGTCGACTCGGTCGGCCATGTGTCGGCGTGTCTCGCCAACGCCGACTTCCCCGTGGAGGAGGAGCGGCTGGCGGCGGCGCTCCGCACGCGCGCGTGGGGCACGACCGTCGAGGTCCACAACGACACCTTCGCCATTCTGCGGGCCGGCGTGGCCGAACCGCGGGGCGTGGCCGTGGTGTGCGGCGCCGGCGTGAACTGCGTCGGGATGCGCCCCGACGGCCGCACCGCCCGTTTCCCGGCGCTCGGCCGCATCTCCGGGGACTGGGGCGGCGGCTGGGGCCTCGCCGAGGAGGCGATGTGGCACGCGTCGCGCGCGGAGGACGGCCGGGGCGGCCCCACGGCCCTCGCCACCGCGCTGCCCGCGCACTTCGGCCTGGACTCCGTGTACGCCCTGGTCGAGGCCCTGCACCTGGAGCACATCCCGGCGATCCGCCGCCACGAACTCACCCCGGTCCTCTTCGCCACGGCGACCGCCGGCGACCCGGTGGCCCGTTCCCTGGTGGACCGCATGGCCGAGGAGGTGGTGGCCATGGCGACGGTCGCCCTGACCCGCCTCGACCTTCTCGGGGAGGAGACCCCCGTCCTCCTCGGCGGCGGTGTCCTCGCCGCCCGGCATCCCCTCCTCGACGCCCGGGTCCGCGAGGCGCTGGCGGCCGCCGCGCCCAAGGCCGTCCCCCGGGTGGTCACGGCCGCCCCCGTGCTGGGCGCGGCGCTGCTCGGACTGGACCACGTGGGAGCGCCGAGGACCGTGCACGCGCGCGTGCGGGAGCATTACGAAGGAGGGTGA